Sequence from the Strix aluco isolate bStrAlu1 chromosome 16, bStrAlu1.hap1, whole genome shotgun sequence genome:
ACGGACGCGCCGCGGAGCCCGCCCGGCCATGGCCCCCGCACCGGCCCCGGTACCGGCCCCGGGGGCCCGGCTGGCGCTGCTGGTCGCCGCCCTGATCTGCGCCTCAGGTGAGTGCGGCGGCACCGGCAGCGGCACCGGCAGCCCCGAGCCGGGCTCCGCACCCGATCGCGGGGATCCCGCCGACCCGCGTGGATCCGCTCCCACCGAGGTTCCGAGGCGACCTGCCCCCGCTCCCCCGCCTCCTCCGCGTTCAGGATCGCCGGGATCCGCTCCCCCGCGATCCCGAGGGGAtctgctccccccccaccccaccgcaGGGGATCCCCGTGGGATCCTCTGGGATCTCAAGGGAGGaatcccctccccatccccacggGATCCCTGCGGTCCGAGGGGATCcactgccgccccccccccgagcccACGGGAACTCACCGGATACCCCGGGAGCTGTCCCCTCCCGTGCCCACGGGGGATCTATTCCCGGGCCCGCGGGGAAGCCCTGCTCGGGTATCCCGGGGGGGATCTGTTCCGGGCACCCAGGGATCCCCGTGATCATCTGGATCCCCCCCATCCTGCGGGACCCCTCTCCCCGCCGTGGGAGCGGGTCCCCACGGGGTCAGCCTGATGAACCTCGCTTCGTTAACGGGGAGCAGCCAGGCctggcccccccacccccccaccgaCCCCAGCACCAGTGGGGTGCCACGCCACCCTCCAGCACCCACTTTGGGGGACACAGGGAGTTGCGAGGGTGCAGCATCCCCCCAGTCACAGCTTCCTGAGGTTTGGGGTGACCCCATTaccgggggggtgtgggggctgCGTGGTGCCACGGCAATGCCGAAGCCAGCTTTCTTCTCGCGGCACTCAGTGGGCACGGAGACCCCCCCCAAAACTGGTGACACAGCCCCTGTCCCGCCTGTCCTCGCAGTGAGGGGTGACGGCGACCCCCCTGACCCCGTATACCTACCGGCGGACCTGGAGGTGCTCGGCATGCCTGAATACTACCGGCTACAACGGGTGGACCAGGATTTGCCCGCCAACACCTCCCTGCACGCCCGCAGCGAGACCTACCTGCTTCTGCGCCACGACTCCGCCACACAGCCCCTCGTCCAGGCCACCTACCCGCCCTTCAGCACCCGGCAGGTAAAATGGCCCCCGCTggcccccccagcaccaccctgGGACCCCCACCCCACCTTGCCGCAACCTCCTGTCACCATCTCCCTGTCTTTTTGCAGGAGGTGCCCATGGAGACCCCCCTGGGAAGGGACGGTTCGGTACCTTGGGCCATCCGCGCCGTGTCCCTCGAGAGCGCCGTGTCCCCGGCCGAGCCCTTCGCCCGTGTCCTCTTCCACTTGCAAGGTCCTGACTGGCTGCCTGGGGAGAGGGAACACCCTGGGGAGAGGGAACAccccgaggagcaggagcacccCAGGGAGCGTGACCTGCCCTGCGTCACCCTCCATGCCCACCACCGCGGCCGGGTGGCCCGTGGGACATGCCGCCTGCAGGTCAGTGCCACCCACCGCGGTTGGAGCACACCCCTTCCCTGCCTGGGGACACCCCCACTTATCCCCCTCACCCTGACCCGGggtcctgctctcccctccaggCACCCCTGGGTGTCTGCGTGGTGGAGCTGGAGATCCCCCCGCGCTGGTTCTCCCCGGCATCCCCCACCCCACGCAGCCGCCGCCGGGCAGCCGAACCCCCGGGGCGCCCCGAACCCCCTGAGCCGGTGGAGCTTCACTACGGCGTGGTGGGCCCGGGGGAATGCGGCCGTGCCGGGGGCCGGGAACGGAGCCGCAGCGGAGAGGCCCGGCGGTACCTGGGCACGTTGGAGCTGCGGGCCAGCGAGCCGGCGCGGCGGCAGGAGGTACGGTTGGACGATAAGGTGCTGCTGCGGGTGCCCGACGCCACCCTGCGCCCCGGCAGCGTTTCACTGCCACCGTCGCCCTACGGCACAATTTCACCGCTGACCAGTTGACGCTCCGGTAAGACTCgggacccccccccaccctgtgGAGGGTGACGCGTGCTGGGAAGTTTGGAGGGCGggacacaccctccccccccgcctccctggGTTGTGTGACGGGGATCCGGTGGCAGGATCAAGGCGAAGAAGGGGCTGCAGGTGGTGGGCGCCCGCCCCGGGGTCCCCACGGCCTGGAGCACCCAACTGGAGCGCACCCGGGGTCCCAAACACTCCACGGTCGTGGTGACGTGTCGGCGCAGCGGGGATGCCCGCGGAGGCTGGAGGTAGGGAGCAGCGGCAGCACCCCCACCCCCGGGGACCCCTGGTATGGGAGGGGGGCTTCTGCATGGGGGCCCAGTGCAGTCCAGTAGTGCCCAGTCAGTGTAAAGGGGACCTGTGCTTTGCGCTGCCCCCATCCCAGTATGATCCAGTTGGAGCAGGGGGACCTGTGCTTTGCACTGCTCTCATCCCAGTATGGCCCAGTCAGAGTAAAGGGGACCCATGCATGACACTGCCGCCATCCCAGTATGGCCCAATTGGAGCAGGGGGGGACCTGTGAGTTACACCACTCCCATCCCAGTAAggcccaggcagagctgggtgacCTGTACATTGCACCATCCCTGTCCCAGTATGGCCCAGTTGGAGCAGGGGGACCTGTGCGTTGCACCTCTCCCATCCCAGTATGACCCAGTCAGAGCAAAAGGGACCTGTGCCTTGCACCACTCCCATCCCAGTATGGCCCAGTGGGGGGACTGGGGGCCACGGTACAGCCCCGATACCTGTGCGGTGGTGCAGGGCAGCCGATTCCGCTGCGTTCCTGCACTTGGACCTGGCGGTGGAGAACGGGACAGGGGGGCTGGCGCCGGCGCGGCCCCTCACCTGGCAGGTGGAGTACCCGGGCCAGGACCCTGAGGCCCAGAAGGACAAACTGGTGTGGGAGATCCAGGTGTCAGAGCGGGACGTCCGTGCCCTCGTCCCCTTGGTACAGGTGGGTGACCCCCACCCTGGCCTCCACCCCCCGCCCCCGTGCTGACCCCAAAACCCGTGGGGCCATGCATTTCAGCCCCCAATTTGCCCCCCAGGAGCTGGAGATCCTCAACACGGCCCCGCTGACCGGGGTCCCCCGCGCTGTCCCGGTGAAACTGGTGGCGGTGGAAGCGGGGGGTGGCGTGGCCGAGCTCACCGAGCCCCCGGGCTGCGAGTCGGCCGACAAGCAGGTGCTGCAGGTGAGCAAAgcccccccgttccccccccaACACCCACCACCAGCATCCCCCTgaccctgcctgctccccctgcccctctaCGTACCcgcccgctcctctcttcaggtGTCGGATGCCTGTGATGCGGTGTTTGTGGGGGGCAAAGAGAgccggggggctcggggggccCGGGTGGATTTCTGGGCCCGGCGCCTACACGCTTCGCTGCGCTTCACCGTCTGGGCACCGCTGCTGCCGCTGCGTGTCCAACTGGgtgacaccacgctggagcaagtGCGGGGCTGGCGCCTGCCTGGGGGCCCTGAGAGGTGAGCACGGGGCCctgggaaagggggggggggcccCCGTCACCACGGTGGCGGgtgaggagggagctgggagtgggtgctgagccccagcgCGCTCATGACACATGTCTCTGCCCTGCTGGGCCGCATGGTGCTTGGGGTGGGCACCCCTGCTCCGCTGAGCCCCCACGCACACGTGACACATGTCCCCGCCCCACCGAGCCCCACGGCACCCATGAGATGCACCCCTGCCCCGCTGAGCCCCCATGCACTCGTGACACATCCCCCATGCCCCCCACTCCCATGGCCCCCCCCTCTACGCCCAAACAAGCCCTGCTGAGCCCCGCAGGGCTGGTGACACGGGTGTCCCCGCCACCCCCCCAGTGCCCCGGCAGAGGCGGAGGAGCCCGGCGAGGAGGCCGAGCGGCGAGCGCGGGGGTGCCGGCCACAGTACCAGCGGACGGCGCTGAGGGTCCTGGCACATTTCGTGGCCCACCCGCTCGATGGTGGCCGTCACCTCACCTACCTGCCTGGCCCCGAGTGGCTTCTGGATGTCACCCACCTGGTAGCCAACCGGACCCGGGTGCAAGACCCCCGTGTGGCCTCACTGGAGGGGGGCACTGTGGTGGTTGGCCGGGAGCCTGGGGTCACCTCTGTGGAGGTAGGTTTGGGGACTTgccttttgggggggggtggggggagatgcaggggggtgttttgggggg
This genomic interval carries:
- the TMEM132A gene encoding LOW QUALITY PROTEIN: transmembrane protein 132A (The sequence of the model RefSeq protein was modified relative to this genomic sequence to represent the inferred CDS: inserted 1 base in 1 codon), translating into MAPAPAPVPAPGARLALLVAALICASVRGDGDPPDPVYLPADLEVLGMPEYYRLQRVDQDLPANTSLHARSETYLLLRHDSATQPLVQATYPPFSTRQEVPMETPLGRDGSVPWAIRAVSLESAVSPAEPFARVLFHLQGPDWLPGEREHPGEREHPEEQEHPRERDLPCVTLHAHHRGRVARGTCRLQAPLGVCVVELEIPPRWFSPASPTPRSRRRAAEPPGRPEPPEPVELHYGVVGPGECGRAGGRERSRSGEARRYLGTLELRASEPARRQEVRLDDKVLLRVPDATLRPGXRFTATVALRHNFTADQLTLRIKAKKGLQVVGARPGVPTAWSTQLERTRGPKHSTVVVTCRRSGDARGGWRAADSAAFLHLDLAVENGTGGLAPARPLTWQVEYPGQDPEAQKDKLVWEIQVSERDVRALVPLVQELEILNTAPLTGVPRAVPVKLVAVEAGGGVAELTEPPGCESADKQVLQVSDACDAVFVGGKESRGARGARVDFWARRLHASLRFTVWAPLLPLRVQLGDTTLEQVRGWRLPGGPESAPAEAEEPGEEAERRARGCRPQYQRTALRVLAHFVAHPLDGGRHLTYLPGPEWLLDVTHLVANRTRVQDPRVASLEGGTVVVGREPGVTSVEVRSPLSDSILGEQMLVVSEEKVTVTELRAQVVSGLALSLRAEPGHPGLVTATAQGTATLRAPKQEATLSVWLSFSDRTLAPLELYGWQDAALTVTSLDPAVATVGGSPGVPAARPWVVAEGPGRGALLQLSLHPLDACRRGRHRAAALATVTAWLEVGAGRRAPTSGSPRGGPPRASSPFPRAEGAMSGEAVTAASEPRRRDPAGVGPASTKLQGLGSSSEEEEEEGYGRNRAGGEEEEEEDEMVKAPERVTDLEIGMYVLLGVFCLAIFIFLINCIFFVLRYQQKELPDAGAAPSAPQPHNWVWLGTDQEELSRQLDRRQPEPPAPEVAPEAGRCCCGVPPGTAPGSEIGVVPPSTPTPGAPLPRKEGVTPGGGRRKRVEFVTFASPRVPEEPPQPAPNVQSILVASEDDIRWVCEDMGLRDPEELRSYMERIRGSS